One Rissa tridactyla isolate bRisTri1 chromosome 4, bRisTri1.patW.cur.20221130, whole genome shotgun sequence DNA window includes the following coding sequences:
- the PPP1CA gene encoding serine/threonine-protein phosphatase PP1-alpha catalytic subunit, whose product MADTEKLNLDSIISRLLEVQGSRPGKNVQLTENEIRGLCLKSREIFLSQPILLELEAPLKICGDIHGQYYDLLRLFEYGGFPPESNYLFLGDYVDRGKQSLETICLLLAYKIKYPENFFLLRGNHECASINRIYGFYDECKRRYNIKLWKTFTDCFNCLPIAAIVDEKIFCCHGGLSPDLQSMEQIRRIMRPTDVPDQGLLCDLLWSDPDKDVQGWGENDRGVSFTFGAEVVAKFLHKHDLDLICRAHQVVEDGYEFFAKRQLVTLFSAPNYCGEFDNAGAMMSVDETLMCSFQILKPADKNKGKYGQFSGLNPAGRPVTPPRNSAKAKK is encoded by the exons TGCAAGGATCGCGGCCGGGGAAGAACGTGCAGCTGACGGAGAACGAGATCCGAGGGCTCTGCCTCAAATCGCGGGAGATCTTCCTCAGCCAGCCCatcctgctggagctggaggcacCCCTCAAGATCTGCG GTGACATCCACGGGCAGTACTACGACTTGCTGAGGCTTTTTGAGTACGGGGGCTTCCCCCCCGAGAGCAACTACCTGTTCCTGGGCGACTACGTAGACCGGGGCAAGCAGTCGCTGGAGACCATCTGCCTGCTGCTCGCCTACAAGATCAAGTACCCCGAGAACTTCTTCCTGCTGCGCGGCAACCACGAGTGCGCCAGCATCAACCGCATCTATGGCTTCTACGACGAGT GCAAGCGGCGATACAACATCAAGCTCTGGAAGACGTTCACCGACTGTTTCAACTGTTTGCCCATCGCCGCTATCGTGGACGAGAAGATCTTCTGCTGCCACGGag GGCTGTCTCCCGACCTGCAGTCGATGGAGCAGATCCGGCGGATCATGCGCCCCACGGACGTGCCGGATCAGGGCCTGCTCTGCGACCTGCTCTGGTCCGACCCCGACAAGGACGTGCAGGGCTGGGGCGAGAACGACCGCGGCGTCTCCTTCACCTTCGGGGCGGAGGTGGTGGCGAAGTTCCTGCACAAGCACGACCTGGACCTCATCTGCCGGGCGCACCAG GTGGTGGAGGACGGCTACGAGTTCTTCGCCAAGCGCCAGCTCGTCACCCTCTTCTCGGCGCCCAACTACTGCGGGGAGTTCGACAACGCGGGCGCCATGATGAGCGTGGACGAAACGCTCATGTGTTCATTTCAG ATTTTGAAGCCGGCcgacaagaacaagggcaaatacGGGCAGTTCAGCGGGCTGAACCCCGCGGGACGCCCCGTCACCCCTCCCCGCAACTCTGCCAAAGCCAAGAAATGA